From Pirellulales bacterium:
GGATGAGCAGCTCTTTTCTCGATAGGTAGGGACAGGCCATGCGATTTGGAACCTTCTATTGGACGACGTGCCTAGTGGCATGTTTGGCCTGTTTCCCGGCCAGCCGAACGGTGCATGGGGAGCCGTTGTACCGCGTGACCGATCTTGGCGATCTGCCTGGCGGTGATAATCGCAGCTATGCGTCTGCCATCAGTAACAGCGGTTTTGTGGTGGGTTTCAGTTCGGTGGCAACGGGGAGTCACGCGTTTCTGTGGTCGAGTAGTGGCGGCATGCAGGATCTGGGTGAGTTGCCCGGCGGCGACGTTTTCAGTTCTGCCGCCGGAGTGAACGACGCCGGCGACGCTGTGGGTGGAAGTTACTCGGCCGTCGGGCAGCGCGCCGTGCTATGGTCGGCCGGAAGCATGCAGGATCTCGGCCAACTGCCGGGCTCTTCGGGTAGTAACGTGGCCTTGAGCATCAACAATCTGGGCCAGGTAGTCGGCTATAGCGGCCAACGTGCGTTTCTGTGGACGAGTGGGGCGGGCATGCAGTCGCTGGGCGATCTCACTGGCGGGCAAGGCTTTAGTGAAGCGGTCGCCATCAACGATGCCGGGCAGGTTGCGGGTTACGCAGCAAGTGAAGAAGGCTTTCATGCGTTCCTATGGACAAGTGCTGGTGGTATGCAAGATCTGGGGGACTTGCCCGGCGGTGAAAACTTCAGCCAGGCGTTGGATCTCAGTGCGCATGGTCACGTTGTGGGGTATAGCCATGGGGAGACGGGTTATCTGCCGTTTCTGTGGACTCCGGAGACGGGCATGCAGAGTCTAGGCGATCTATCAGACGGCATCGGCTATAGCGTCGCTTGGGGCGTCAATGCGCTAGGCCAAGTTGTTGGTATCAGTGATGGCACCTCCGGTAGCCGCCCTTTTCTCTGGACCAGCGCCGAGGGGATGTTGAATTTGAATGATCTGCTCGACGAATCGGGGGAGGGCTGGCAGATCTTTTTCGCCAACGACATCAATGACCATGGTCAAATCGCGGTGTATGGCCTGAGTCCGGATGGATCGCCCCGTGGTGCATTGTTGACGCCTGTGCCGGAGCCATCGACGTTCGTGCTGGCTGCCGTTGGTCTGTGCGGCGTGTGGTTCGTCGCACGACGTCGAGCGCGGCATGCTTACCCCGCTGCGCGGTGAAAGCATGGCACCCCCGAGCTTGTGCTCGAGTTGGACGCGACACGCACGCTTGACGTCGTTGCCGGGGGTGGGTGGTGCCCTTATCATCAGGGCCTATGAGCAAGCCGGATGAAGGGATACTGATTGCCGTCGAGGGGATCGATGGCGCTGGCAAAACGACGCAAGTCGAGCTGCTGCGCCAGGCGCTCGTGGCGGTGGGCGAGGTGGTCATCGCCTCGAAAGAGCCGACCAACGGGCCCTGGGGGCGGAAGATTCGCGAATCGGCGCAGCAGGGGCGCATGTCGGCGGACGAAGAGCTGCACGCCTTTATCGAGGATCGCAAGGAGCACGTGGCGCAGCTCGTGCAGCCGGCGCTCGAGCGGGGAGAGATTGTCATCCTCGACCGCTATTACTTTTCGACGATCGCCTATCAGGGTTCGCGGGGCATGGACGTGCCCGAGCTGCGGCAGCGGATGGAGTCGCTCTTTCCGCGGCCCGACGTCGTGTTGCTGTTCGACGCGCGGCCGGAGATTACGCTCGAGCGGATCGAGTCGCTGCGGGGCGAGGTACCGAACCATTTCGAGCGGCTCGATCTGCTAACGGCGATTCGCAGGGTGTTTCTCGATCTGGCGGCTCACGATGAGACGATCTTGCGCGTCGACGCCGAGCAAGTCGTGCCGGCCGTGTTTCGTAAAGTGATCGGCCTGCTTGTCGATTCCGTACTGCGGACGAAGCGCGCGGAACGTGGCTATCGCGCCGAGAGTTTTGCCGAGACGATGCGCGTGGCGGAAGCGCGCTGATGTTCGTTCCTGGGCGGTGAAGTGCGCCGATGCTCGAAGTTGAAATCAAGTTCCGCGTGCCCGATCCAAACGCCGTCGAGCGTGGGCTGGTGCAGCTTGGCGCGCGGTTCGGCGCGTCGCACGAGCAGGTGGATCGTTATTTCGCCCATCCGGCACGCGATTTTGCCCAGACCGACGAGGCGCTGCGGATGCGTTTGTCCGAAGGTTCGTGGTGCGTGACCTACAAGGGGCCGAAGCTCGACCGCCAGACGAAGACGCGGCGCGAGATCGAATTGCCGCTGGCTGGCGGAGAGGCGGGCGCGGCGCAATTCGCCGAATTGCTCGAGGCCCTCGGCTTTCGGCCGGTGCTCGAGGTGCGCAAGCTACGCCGCGAGGCGCGCGTAACGTGGCAGGAAGCCGAAATCACCGCGGCGCTCGATCGGGTGGACCGTGTGGGCGAGTTCGTCGAGCTGGAGATTTTGTCGAGCGAGAGGGATCTCGACGCGAATCGGGCGCGGGTGATGTCGCTGGCGGCGCATCTGGGACTGACCGAGACGGAGCGTCGCAGCTATCTCGAATTGCTGCTCGAGGCGGAAGAGGTTTAACGCAAAGACGCTAAGGCGCAAAGACGCAGGGATACACGCTAAGTGTACTAGCCGTGCGATGTCGTACTATGGTGTTTCGCCGAATCACTAGTCCCCTTACGCTTCGGGTTGGGATGAAGGACGAGCTGATTCTCGAGCAGAATTTCTACCCCCTTCTTTGCGCCTTCGCGCCTTTGCGTCTTGGTGTTGAAAAAGTTGAGGTTTTGTCACGCACGGGGTACGTGGCCTACGCGCCTTGTGGCGCACTGCTCATGTTGGCGTTCGCGCCAGGTGGTGGCGGCGAGGCGGTAGAAGACGTGTGGTAGTCGGGCGTGGATGATGTCGCGCTCGTACTCGAGACCCGACTTTTCCATCACGCGGCGTGAGCCCCAGTTGTTCCACAGCGTCCAGGCGGCGATCTCTTCGAGACCGAGCTCCTCGAAGCCGACGCGCAGCACCTCGCGCGACATCTCGGTCGTGTAGCCGTGTCGCCAGAACTCGTGGCGGATGGCGTAGAGGAGCTCGACGTGCGGTTCCTCCTGAACCACGGCCGAGCGGAGTCCGCAGCGACCCACGACGTGGCGCGTGCCGGCCTCGCGCAGGAGCCACGAGCCGTAGCCGTGCGTCTGCCAGTGCTCGACATGGCTGGCCAGGCGCCGGGCGACGGTTTCGCGCGTGATGACCGGCTCGCCCAGCAGGATGCGGACGCCGCGGTCGGACTCGACGAAGAGCAGGTCGTCGAGGTGTTGAGGGCCGAGTCGCTCGGCGATGAGCCGCGCGGTGCGGAGTTGGTCGATCGTGGGCATGATTAAATAATACGGCAGCGGTTTGCCAGATTACACTGCTGGGCATGCCAGCAGTGCCACACCGTGCGCGACTCGTGACGTCGCGGGACGTGACGTGGGTGGCGCGGCTGTGTATCCTCGGTCTACTTCCATTCTAGTGAATCGGGCCGGCGAACGTGATGGGAGCGTTCGCCCCTCCTCGAACAAGTTGTGATGAAGCCCTTCGCAGGCAGGCTTTGATGCGTCGTCAGCAGAGGATACCGTTCGAACTGCGCGATTTGGCGCCGGTGATCAGTCTGATGATCATCGTGGTCTTCTTTCTGGCCACGAGCGACTCGTTCTGGAAGCTCGCCACGCTGCGGCAGGTGCTGCAGCAGGGATCGGTGCTGGCGATCGTGGCGGCCGGTCTGACGTTTGTCCTGTTGTGTGCCGAGATCGATCTTTCGGTCGGCATGGTCGCGCTGTGGACCGCCTGCTTGTGCGGCTGGATGTTTCAACACTGGGGCTGGATCGCCGAACGTGTGTTTCAACAGGGGGCGCCGGCCGCTGACGTGGCGA
This genomic window contains:
- a CDS encoding PEP-CTERM sorting domain-containing protein: MTDLGDLPGGDNRSYASAISNSGFVVGFSSVATGSHAFLWSSSGGMQDLGELPGGDVFSSAAGVNDAGDAVGGSYSAVGQRAVLWSAGSMQDLGQLPGSSGSNVALSINNLGQVVGYSGQRAFLWTSGAGMQSLGDLTGGQGFSEAVAINDAGQVAGYAASEEGFHAFLWTSAGGMQDLGDLPGGENFSQALDLSAHGHVVGYSHGETGYLPFLWTPETGMQSLGDLSDGIGYSVAWGVNALGQVVGISDGTSGSRPFLWTSAEGMLNLNDLLDESGEGWQIFFANDINDHGQIAVYGLSPDGSPRGALLTPVPEPSTFVLAAVGLCGVWFVARRRARHAYPAAR
- a CDS encoding dTMP kinase — translated: MSKPDEGILIAVEGIDGAGKTTQVELLRQALVAVGEVVIASKEPTNGPWGRKIRESAQQGRMSADEELHAFIEDRKEHVAQLVQPALERGEIVILDRYYFSTIAYQGSRGMDVPELRQRMESLFPRPDVVLLFDARPEITLERIESLRGEVPNHFERLDLLTAIRRVFLDLAAHDETILRVDAEQVVPAVFRKVIGLLVDSVLRTKRAERGYRAESFAETMRVAEAR
- the cyaB gene encoding class IV adenylate cyclase, which gives rise to MLEVEIKFRVPDPNAVERGLVQLGARFGASHEQVDRYFAHPARDFAQTDEALRMRLSEGSWCVTYKGPKLDRQTKTRREIELPLAGGEAGAAQFAELLEALGFRPVLEVRKLRREARVTWQEAEITAALDRVDRVGEFVELEILSSERDLDANRARVMSLAAHLGLTETERRSYLELLLEAEEV
- a CDS encoding GNAT family N-acetyltransferase, translating into MPTIDQLRTARLIAERLGPQHLDDLLFVESDRGVRILLGEPVITRETVARRLASHVEHWQTHGYGSWLLREAGTRHVVGRCGLRSAVVQEEPHVELLYAIRHEFWRHGYTTEMSREVLRVGFEELGLEEIAAWTLWNNWGSRRVMEKSGLEYERDIIHARLPHVFYRLAATTWRERQHEQCATRRVGHVPRA